One genomic segment of Pseudomonas sp. RU47 includes these proteins:
- a CDS encoding MerR family transcriptional regulator, with protein MPVITDASPASQASVALERADLFPIREVARLTGVNPVTLRAWERRYGLIQPTRTESGHRLYSMTDIERVRSIVDWIDRGVAVSKVGKILAKTEPMKVLAHIIPDDLVQADYLQWQEQIQQAVSAFDDQQMDRVYGQIFSSYALPVVFQDILMPLWLQLLQRQEAFGQTSEWLFFDGFLRARVLQRIVMLRGTQPRRVIVSALAGQCRELELLVAALFLSDSNAGVRVLTTGQPFDELTLVCEKIKPDALVLFSNHAPSAELPRRLNRLALSLDCQLMLAGDASDLAQDSLAGSSVACLGNEGASMRQRMLQFLAGNLDT; from the coding sequence ATGCCTGTCATCACGGATGCAAGCCCCGCTTCGCAGGCATCTGTCGCGCTCGAGCGTGCCGATCTGTTCCCGATCCGTGAGGTCGCACGCCTGACCGGTGTCAACCCGGTGACCTTGCGTGCCTGGGAGCGGCGCTATGGTTTGATTCAGCCAACGCGCACCGAAAGTGGGCATCGGCTCTATTCGATGACCGATATCGAGCGCGTGCGCAGCATCGTCGACTGGATTGATCGCGGTGTCGCCGTGAGCAAGGTCGGCAAGATCCTCGCCAAGACCGAGCCGATGAAAGTGCTGGCGCACATCATCCCCGATGATCTGGTGCAGGCCGATTACCTGCAGTGGCAGGAGCAGATTCAACAGGCGGTCAGTGCATTTGATGATCAGCAAATGGACCGCGTCTATGGGCAGATTTTCTCTTCCTACGCACTGCCCGTGGTATTTCAGGACATCCTCATGCCGTTGTGGCTGCAATTGTTGCAGCGCCAGGAGGCTTTCGGGCAAACCAGCGAGTGGCTGTTCTTCGATGGATTCCTGCGGGCGCGGGTGTTGCAGCGGATTGTCATGCTGCGCGGCACGCAACCGCGTCGAGTGATCGTCAGCGCGCTGGCCGGGCAATGTCGGGAACTGGAATTGCTGGTGGCGGCGCTGTTTCTCAGCGATAGCAATGCCGGTGTCAGGGTGTTGACCACGGGGCAGCCGTTCGATGAATTGACGCTGGTGTGCGAAAAGATCAAACCTGATGCACTCGTGCTGTTTTCCAATCATGCGCCCAGCGCCGAATTGCCTCGACGTCTGAACCGGTTGGCGTTAAGCCTTGATTGTCAGTTGATGCTAGCGGGCGATGCTTCAGATCTGGCGCAGGACAGTCTGGCCGGCTCCTCTGTTGCATGTCTTGGAAACGAAGGCGCGAGCATGCGTCAGCGCATGCTGCAGTTTCTTGCAGGGAATCTTGATACCTGA
- a CDS encoding PAS domain-containing protein has protein sequence MINASLLQMVINASNDGIVVAEKEGEQDNILIYVNPAFERLTGYTSEEILYQDCRFLQSGDRDQENLELIRDTLRGGGSCREILRNYRKDGTPFWNELSLSTVKNADDGQTYFVGVQKDVTVQVKAQQRVAQLEAQVAALEAELAAVKTTNGQNKIAN, from the coding sequence ATGATCAACGCAAGCTTGTTGCAAATGGTGATCAACGCGTCGAACGACGGCATCGTGGTCGCTGAAAAAGAAGGTGAGCAGGACAACATCCTGATTTATGTAAATCCGGCCTTTGAACGTCTGACCGGCTACACCAGCGAAGAAATCCTCTATCAGGACTGCCGTTTCCTGCAGTCCGGGGACCGCGACCAGGAGAACCTGGAGCTGATTCGCGACACGTTGCGCGGCGGCGGATCGTGCCGGGAAATCCTGCGCAACTATCGCAAGGACGGCACGCCGTTCTGGAATGAACTGTCGCTTTCAACGGTGAAAAACGCCGACGACGGTCAGACTTATTTCGTCGGCGTACAAAAAGACGTGACTGTTCAGGTCAAGGCTCAGCAGCGTGTGGCGCAGTTGGAAGCTCAGGTCGCGGCCCTCGAAGCTGAACTGGCTGCGGTGAAAACGACAAACGGTCAAAACAAAATCGCGAACTAA
- a CDS encoding flavodoxin, giving the protein MKVAILSGSVYGTAEEVARHAQNLLKAAGFETFYNSRASLADIQAFGPEALLAVTSTTGMGELPDNLQPLYSAIRDQLPAALLGLPGAVIALGDASYGDTFCGGGEQMRELFGELGVREVLDMLRIDASESVTPETDAEPWLAQLIDALKG; this is encoded by the coding sequence ATGAAAGTCGCCATCCTCTCCGGTTCGGTCTACGGCACCGCCGAAGAAGTCGCCCGTCACGCCCAGAACCTGTTGAAAGCCGCCGGCTTCGAAACCTTCTACAACTCGCGTGCGAGCCTCGCCGACATTCAGGCGTTCGGCCCCGAAGCATTGCTCGCAGTCACCTCGACCACCGGCATGGGCGAATTGCCCGACAACCTGCAACCGCTGTATTCGGCGATTCGCGACCAGTTGCCAGCGGCATTGCTCGGTTTGCCGGGCGCAGTGATTGCCTTGGGCGACGCCAGTTATGGCGACACCTTCTGCGGTGGTGGCGAGCAAATGCGTGAGCTTTTCGGCGAACTGGGTGTGCGCGAAGTACTAGACATGCTGCGCATCGACGCCAGCGAAAGCGTCACTCCGGAAACCGACGCCGAGCCTTGGCTGGCGCAGTTGATCGACGCGCTCAAGGGCTGA
- a CDS encoding LysR family transcriptional regulator yields MEFKQLRSFVEVMHQGGFTQAAKTLHISQSAVSKQIAQLEQSLGTPLLERLGSQLRLTAAGSVVLQRAEAMLRLRNELLVELDDLSHLARGELRLGLPLLGSDALFAGLFAEYRRRYPNISVQLLEGGSRNIEQAVLSGELELGGSLLPKDPQFDWQPFCDEQLDALLPVDHPLADRGEIGLEELAETPFLLYQRSFVLNDRLLQACQQLGFTPKEGGRSGQADFLAALVAAGQGVVLLPSVVARGLVRPGVVRLALRAPDYLRWDIAFIWRRGAYLSKAAQAWLDLLRERPISP; encoded by the coding sequence ATGGAATTCAAACAGCTGCGCAGTTTTGTCGAAGTCATGCACCAGGGCGGTTTCACTCAAGCCGCAAAAACCCTGCACATCAGCCAGTCCGCGGTCAGTAAACAAATCGCACAACTGGAGCAGAGCCTCGGCACGCCGTTGCTCGAACGGCTCGGTTCGCAGTTGCGCCTGACCGCCGCTGGCAGCGTGGTACTGCAACGCGCTGAAGCGATGCTGCGTTTACGCAACGAGCTGTTGGTTGAACTGGACGACCTCAGTCATCTGGCGCGTGGAGAGTTACGTCTCGGCCTGCCACTGCTGGGCAGTGACGCGCTGTTCGCCGGACTGTTTGCCGAGTACCGTCGGCGCTATCCGAATATCAGCGTGCAATTGCTGGAGGGTGGCAGTCGCAATATCGAGCAGGCAGTGTTGAGCGGGGAGCTGGAATTGGGCGGCAGTCTGTTGCCCAAGGATCCACAATTCGACTGGCAGCCGTTTTGCGATGAGCAACTCGACGCCCTGCTGCCGGTGGATCATCCGCTGGCCGATCGGGGCGAGATTGGTCTGGAGGAATTGGCCGAGACGCCCTTTCTGCTCTATCAACGCAGTTTCGTGCTCAACGACCGCTTGCTGCAGGCGTGTCAGCAACTGGGTTTCACGCCGAAGGAAGGCGGACGCAGCGGTCAGGCAGACTTTCTTGCGGCGCTGGTGGCCGCGGGGCAAGGCGTGGTGCTGTTGCCCAGCGTGGTCGCGCGCGGTCTGGTGCGGCCAGGCGTTGTACGCCTGGCCTTGCGCGCGCCGGATTATCTGCGCTGGGACATCGCGTTCATCTGGCGCCGGGGCGCGTACTTGTCGAAAGCGGCGCAGGCGTGGCTGGACTTGCTGCGAGAACGGCCGATCAGCCCTTGA
- a CDS encoding CidA/LrgA family protein — translation MNAARLKHFFRLFVELAVLLGLYLLGCQLAAWLTWPIPGGVIGMALLLLAFAFGWVKPAALQLGAGLLMAEMLLFFIPALMSLLDYGALLRNDGWRILLVIAASTLMVMLVTAFTVELAVRARRSHEA, via the coding sequence ATGAACGCCGCCCGTCTCAAACACTTTTTCCGTCTCTTTGTCGAACTCGCCGTATTACTCGGTCTCTACCTGCTCGGCTGCCAACTCGCCGCATGGCTAACCTGGCCGATTCCCGGCGGCGTGATCGGCATGGCGCTGTTGCTGTTGGCCTTCGCTTTCGGCTGGGTCAAACCGGCGGCGCTGCAATTGGGCGCGGGTTTGCTGATGGCCGAGATGCTGCTGTTTTTCATTCCGGCACTGATGAGCTTGCTCGACTACGGCGCGTTGCTGCGCAATGACGGCTGGCGGATTTTGCTGGTGATCGCGGCCAGCACTTTGATGGTGATGCTGGTGACTGCGTTCACCGTGGAACTGGCCGTGCGCGCGAGGCGTTCCCATGAAGCTTGA
- a CDS encoding LrgB family protein: MKLEWMPMFWLAFTLLAYLFSRWIYRRTGRYVLSPLILVPALLLALAVPLHTAYAEYSSNTHWLMLVLGPVTVAFAVPIWQQRRLLMRHWSALMLGMVAGSAASIGTSFGLAKALALDSSVTMSLVPRSITTPFAMPLAQNLGGVPELTAVFVMFTGVFGAMLGGVLLKWLPLRSALARGALFGVGAHGAGVSRAHEVGGEEGSVAGLVMVLTGLLNLFAAPLLASLL, encoded by the coding sequence ATGAAGCTTGAATGGATGCCGATGTTCTGGCTCGCCTTCACCTTGTTGGCGTATTTGTTCAGCCGCTGGATTTATCGGCGCACCGGCCGCTACGTGTTGTCACCGCTGATTCTGGTCCCGGCGCTGTTGCTGGCGCTCGCCGTGCCGCTGCACACCGCGTATGCCGAGTATTCGAGCAACACCCACTGGCTGATGCTGGTGCTGGGCCCGGTGACCGTCGCCTTCGCCGTACCGATCTGGCAGCAACGCCGATTGTTGATGCGGCACTGGTCGGCACTGATGCTGGGCATGGTTGCCGGCAGTGCGGCATCGATTGGTACGTCGTTCGGTCTGGCCAAAGCATTGGCGTTGGACAGTTCGGTGACAATGTCACTGGTGCCGCGCTCGATCACCACACCGTTCGCCATGCCGCTGGCGCAAAATCTGGGGGGCGTGCCGGAGTTGACGGCGGTGTTCGTGATGTTCACCGGCGTGTTCGGTGCGATGCTCGGCGGCGTGCTGTTGAAGTGGTTGCCGTTGCGCAGTGCCTTGGCGCGCGGGGCGCTGTTCGGGGTTGGCGCGCACGGTGCCGGCGTCAGTCGCGCCCATGAAGTGGGCGGCGAAGAGGGCTCTGTCGCCGGGCTGGTGATGGTATTGACCGGCTTGCTCAATCTGTTTGCCGCACCTTTGTTGGCGTCGTTGCTTTGA
- a CDS encoding class II aldolase/adducin family protein: MSVAPVQSSLNVKDQVSAAEWQTRVDLAACYRLVAAHGWDDLIFTHISAKVPGTEDFLINPFGLMFHEITASSLVKVDQAGNKLMDSPYEINPAGYTIHSAVHEVRHDVVCVLHTHTASGVAVSAQKQGVLPISQQSLFVLSSLAYHAYEGVALNHEEKARLQADLGENNFLMLHNHGLLTCGGTIADTFLMMFTFQRACDIQVMAQTGGAELIAIEPQILAGAKAMIAGVTKSAQGMGGALAWPALLRKLDKQDPGYKL, encoded by the coding sequence GTGAGCGTAGCCCCCGTCCAATCGTCCCTTAATGTCAAAGACCAGGTCAGCGCCGCAGAGTGGCAGACCCGGGTCGATCTCGCCGCTTGTTATCGTCTGGTCGCCGCCCATGGCTGGGACGATCTGATCTTCACGCATATTTCTGCCAAGGTGCCGGGCACCGAAGATTTCCTGATCAACCCGTTCGGTCTGATGTTCCATGAGATCACCGCGTCGAGCCTGGTGAAAGTCGATCAGGCCGGCAACAAACTCATGGACAGCCCTTACGAAATCAACCCCGCCGGCTACACCATCCACAGCGCCGTGCACGAAGTGCGGCACGATGTGGTTTGCGTGCTGCATACCCACACCGCGTCCGGTGTCGCGGTGTCGGCGCAAAAGCAGGGCGTACTGCCGATCAGCCAGCAATCATTGTTCGTGCTGTCGAGCCTGGCCTATCACGCCTATGAAGGCGTGGCGCTGAACCACGAAGAGAAGGCGCGCTTGCAGGCCGATCTGGGCGAAAACAATTTCCTGATGCTGCACAACCACGGTTTGCTGACCTGTGGCGGCACCATCGCCGACACCTTTTTGATGATGTTCACCTTCCAGCGCGCCTGCGACATTCAGGTCATGGCGCAAACCGGCGGGGCTGAACTCATCGCCATCGAACCGCAAATTCTGGCAGGCGCCAAAGCGATGATCGCTGGCGTCACCAAAAGTGCTCAAGGCATGGGTGGCGCGCTGGCCTGGCCAGCGTTGCTGCGCAAACTCGATAAACAAGACCCCGGATATAAACTCTAA
- a CDS encoding alpha/beta fold hydrolase — protein sequence MPLAEIPLCVWRKRSQAFVFRGQPIRYWTAGQGEPLLLIHGFPTASWDWHYLWQPLAQRYRVIACDMLGFGDSAKPLNHTYSLLEQADLQQALLAHLQVEQPVHVLAHDYGDSVAQELLARHYEDKIEVASCVFLNGGLFPETHRPVLMQKLLLSPLGWMIGRAFTRDALVKSFRQIFGPQTRPTESELDDFWSLVDSNRGPRIMHKLISYIPERRVQRDRWVMAMQRGEIPLRVIDGEVDPISGAHMVERYRELIPDADTVLLPGIGHYPQTEAPVQVLKHYLAFRDRFVLPPRKVACS from the coding sequence ATGCCTCTTGCCGAGATTCCTCTGTGTGTCTGGCGTAAACGCAGCCAGGCGTTTGTCTTTCGTGGTCAGCCAATCCGTTACTGGACGGCGGGGCAGGGTGAGCCGCTGCTGCTGATTCACGGCTTCCCGACCGCCAGTTGGGACTGGCATTACCTGTGGCAGCCACTGGCCCAGCGTTATCGGGTGATCGCCTGCGACATGCTCGGCTTTGGTGATTCGGCCAAACCGCTCAATCACACCTACAGCCTGCTGGAGCAGGCTGACCTGCAACAGGCATTGCTCGCGCATTTGCAGGTTGAACAACCGGTGCATGTGCTGGCGCATGATTACGGTGACAGCGTTGCCCAGGAACTGCTCGCCCGGCACTACGAAGACAAGATCGAGGTCGCCAGTTGCGTATTTCTCAACGGCGGATTGTTTCCGGAAACCCATCGTCCGGTGTTGATGCAGAAATTGCTGCTCAGTCCGCTGGGCTGGATGATCGGCCGCGCGTTCACGCGCGATGCGCTGGTGAAAAGCTTCCGGCAGATCTTCGGCCCGCAGACCCGGCCGACTGAAAGTGAGCTGGACGATTTCTGGAGCCTGGTCGACAGCAATCGCGGGCCACGGATCATGCACAAGTTGATCAGCTACATTCCCGAACGCCGGGTGCAACGTGATCGCTGGGTGATGGCGATGCAGCGGGGCGAGATTCCGTTGCGGGTGATCGATGGTGAAGTCGATCCGATTTCCGGGGCGCACATGGTCGAGCGTTACCGCGAGTTGATCCCGGACGCGGACACGGTGCTGTTGCCGGGCATTGGTCACTATCCACAGACCGAAGCGCCGGTGCAGGTGCTCAAGCACTATCTGGCGTTTCGCGATCGTTTTGTGCTGCCACCGCGCAAAGTCGCCTGCTCCTGA
- a CDS encoding SDR family oxidoreductase, which yields MNESVRFEDKVVIVTGAGGGLGRAHALLFAKQGAKVLVNDLGGSTQGEGANASAADRVVAEIREAGGIAEANHDSVTDGDKLVQNALDVFGRVDVVVNNAGILRDKTFHKMDDADWDLVYRVHVEGAYKVTRAAWPHMREQNYGRVIFTASTSGIYGNFGQSNYGMAKLGLYGLTRTLAIEGRKNNILVNAIAPTGGTRMTEGLIPPQVFEQLKPELVSPLVVYLASEQCQETSGLFEVGGGWMGKVRWERSLGAGFDPRVGFSPEDVAAHWQQICDFEGAAHPKDNIEALKEMMANLQKYSL from the coding sequence ATGAATGAGTCTGTGCGTTTCGAAGATAAAGTCGTCATCGTCACCGGAGCCGGTGGCGGCCTCGGACGCGCCCATGCATTGTTGTTTGCCAAGCAAGGCGCCAAAGTGCTGGTCAACGACCTCGGCGGCTCGACCCAGGGTGAAGGCGCCAATGCCTCAGCCGCCGACCGTGTGGTGGCGGAAATTCGTGAGGCCGGCGGTATCGCCGAAGCCAACCACGACTCGGTCACCGACGGCGACAAACTCGTACAAAACGCCCTCGACGTCTTCGGTCGCGTCGACGTCGTGGTCAACAACGCCGGCATCCTGCGCGACAAGACCTTCCACAAAATGGACGACGCCGACTGGGATCTGGTCTACCGCGTCCACGTCGAAGGCGCCTACAAAGTCACCCGCGCCGCGTGGCCACATATGCGCGAGCAAAACTATGGCCGGGTGATCTTCACCGCCTCCACCTCGGGCATCTACGGCAACTTCGGCCAGTCCAACTACGGCATGGCCAAACTGGGCCTCTACGGCCTGACCCGCACCCTGGCCATCGAAGGCCGCAAGAACAACATCCTCGTCAACGCCATCGCGCCAACCGGCGGCACGCGCATGACCGAGGGCCTGATTCCGCCGCAGGTGTTCGAGCAATTGAAACCGGAACTGGTCAGCCCGTTGGTTGTGTATCTGGCGAGCGAACAATGCCAGGAAACCTCCGGGCTGTTCGAGGTCGGTGGCGGCTGGATGGGCAAGGTGCGCTGGGAACGCAGCCTCGGCGCTGGGTTCGACCCGCGCGTAGGCTTCTCGCCGGAAGATGTCGCGGCGCACTGGCAGCAGATTTGTGATTTCGAAGGGGCGGCGCATCCGAAGGACAATATCGAGGCGCTGAAGGAAATGATGGCGAATTTGCAGAAGTATTCGTTGTAA
- a CDS encoding bacteriocin immunity protein, which yields MIKLKSKLEEYTESEYASLINRLFEGNYSSEKEHDAIVDNIVDTSQHPNGTNILYYPEDGVEDSPTGVLTAIKQWRAANEKPGFKPEE from the coding sequence ATGATCAAACTAAAAAGCAAACTTGAAGAGTACACAGAGTCGGAATATGCGAGCCTTATCAACAGATTATTTGAGGGAAATTACTCCTCAGAAAAAGAACACGACGCGATAGTCGATAACATTGTGGATACATCGCAGCATCCCAATGGGACAAATATTTTGTATTATCCTGAAGACGGTGTCGAAGACAGCCCTACTGGTGTGCTGACAGCGATAAAACAATGGCGCGCTGCCAACGAAAAACCTGGCTTCAAACCTGAAGAATAA
- a CDS encoding S-type pyocin domain-containing protein produces the protein MRELQVRHTLIARKTAEYHQKTAVANQFFGDSPLNKNFHDYYVKVSHSRRTYVLGIADAWVVSYRAAHEANLLLQTIHLLNQQQIDVHRWLAAVQGNDQAQAAAAEAQRVAGENARIAAEQNRQRELAEAARLEQEQVRAREQARLAALAQAQRQAAEQARIAAEAAARQLASEQAKLTALAERQAEVQRLRIEQEKQLEIEKARLEQQQKAARAAKSKRQRQARKQAKAEAQQRAEQARMHAHWHTQTQARWNSPEFAYFGSHAAFGPAFSGTLGAISHNSVTTQALRTSLRSAVTIAIAAISTSAVPVLVGFAALLVPSELGNGDLFAASVPLSDLAPDLEDDLYELARIGADVDLPVRLGSRTIGNKVEVVVVSTDGVTVPSKVPVVSARFDALKNVYVSSASATDAKGPVITWTPLLEPPNPSTQLPVADPDLPIYEGANVTPDSGRIDPFPEMDLYGFGGWITVFPVDSGIPPIFTMFRDRRQDPGFASGIGQPVSGNWLGAAATPQGAPIPMQIADKLRGREFSSFRAFRKAFWKAVANEKSLANQFTKINKIDMSKGLSPSADIAEHIGKRRKFEIHHINPINEGGSVYDISNLTLLTPKQHIDAHSKKGETP, from the coding sequence ATGCGGGAGCTGCAAGTTCGCCACACGTTAATCGCCAGAAAAACAGCCGAGTATCATCAGAAAACAGCAGTAGCCAATCAGTTTTTTGGGGACTCCCCGCTTAATAAAAACTTTCATGACTATTACGTAAAAGTCAGCCACAGCAGACGAACTTATGTTCTGGGTATTGCTGATGCCTGGGTCGTATCGTACAGGGCGGCACACGAAGCAAATTTACTGTTGCAAACCATTCATCTGCTTAATCAACAGCAAATCGATGTGCACAGGTGGCTGGCTGCTGTGCAGGGCAATGATCAGGCACAAGCGGCAGCGGCAGAGGCCCAGCGCGTGGCTGGCGAAAATGCTCGCATCGCCGCCGAACAAAACCGCCAGAGAGAATTGGCCGAAGCGGCACGCCTAGAACAGGAGCAAGTTCGGGCTCGCGAACAAGCACGGCTCGCTGCGCTCGCACAGGCTCAGCGGCAGGCAGCCGAGCAAGCACGAATCGCTGCCGAAGCTGCTGCACGGCAATTAGCCTCTGAACAGGCAAAATTGACGGCATTGGCGGAACGTCAGGCTGAAGTGCAAAGGTTGCGCATAGAACAGGAAAAGCAACTGGAGATTGAAAAGGCTCGCCTTGAACAACAGCAAAAAGCCGCAAGAGCGGCAAAAAGTAAACGCCAGCGGCAAGCGCGCAAGCAAGCCAAGGCAGAGGCCCAGCAGCGTGCTGAGCAAGCACGCATGCACGCCCATTGGCACACGCAGACACAAGCACGCTGGAATAGTCCTGAATTCGCTTATTTCGGTTCCCACGCGGCGTTCGGCCCCGCGTTCTCGGGAACACTCGGCGCGATAAGCCACAACTCGGTAACCACACAAGCACTCAGAACGTCACTGCGCTCGGCCGTCACCATCGCGATTGCAGCGATTTCGACCAGCGCAGTCCCGGTGCTAGTGGGATTTGCCGCTTTGCTCGTTCCCTCCGAGCTGGGCAACGGCGATCTGTTTGCTGCAAGCGTGCCACTGTCCGACCTTGCTCCTGATCTGGAGGACGATCTCTACGAACTGGCAAGGATAGGCGCAGACGTCGATCTGCCGGTCAGGCTTGGCTCAAGGACGATAGGCAACAAAGTCGAAGTGGTTGTCGTCAGCACCGATGGAGTGACTGTGCCCAGCAAAGTGCCGGTTGTATCAGCGCGGTTTGACGCACTTAAAAACGTTTACGTTTCCTCCGCCTCTGCAACCGACGCCAAAGGCCCTGTAATCACTTGGACGCCGTTGCTGGAACCGCCAAATCCTTCGACGCAATTACCTGTCGCCGATCCAGACTTGCCAATCTATGAAGGCGCGAATGTCACACCCGACAGCGGACGGATCGATCCATTTCCCGAGATGGATCTGTATGGTTTTGGTGGATGGATTACAGTCTTTCCGGTCGACTCCGGAATCCCGCCGATTTTCACGATGTTCAGGGATCGGCGGCAGGATCCCGGCTTTGCCAGCGGTATCGGACAACCGGTTTCGGGCAATTGGTTGGGGGCCGCTGCGACACCGCAAGGTGCACCTATTCCGATGCAGATCGCGGATAAGCTGAGAGGACGGGAGTTTTCGAGTTTCAGGGCTTTTCGAAAGGCGTTTTGGAAGGCCGTAGCAAACGAAAAATCCTTAGCCAATCAGTTCACTAAAATTAACAAAATTGATATGAGCAAAGGCCTGTCACCAAGTGCAGACATTGCAGAACACATTGGCAAGAGAAGAAAATTTGAAATCCACCATATCAATCCGATAAATGAGGGTGGCTCAGTCTACGATATATCCAACCTGACCCTATTAACACCGAAGCAGCATATCGATGCACATTCCAAAAAAGGCGAGACTCCATGA